The Streptomyces spororaveus genome includes a region encoding these proteins:
- a CDS encoding NYN domain-containing protein, whose protein sequence is MERVDRCVVLVDAGYLLGAAASLLAGEPSRSRITIDHAALIQGLRERAEADTEQPLLRIYWFDGAPDRVPQPEHRRLRVMPRVTVRLGALTRSDGRWAQKGVDAAMHAELTELARNRACSDVVLVTGDGDLLPGLMSAKEHGVAVHLWAVQAADGDYNQSEDLVAEADERRVLDRVWITRAVRAKDLTGLCSPPPAPRPDIAAILSAPLPEAALAEAARNGAAATGQEDRDGVPVPAPATPGGKPVPTPKDLAGALRAPGPQSATAPSGAHAPASALRWSSDKGWIDRAGPLGEPAETASLPTLAQLTSAEQRWADREEDITTVGGDPFEVGQVFARRWMERLPESVHLQKLATMYPRIPHRIDGELLRYAARFGLLAHKDDQIDEHDRYAIRAGFWREIDVRAAAEHVAAVPASAPAAASGDAGAPLTPTAE, encoded by the coding sequence GTGGAACGCGTGGACCGCTGCGTCGTCCTGGTGGACGCCGGCTACCTGCTGGGTGCCGCCGCCAGCCTTCTCGCCGGGGAGCCCTCCCGCTCCCGGATCACCATCGACCATGCCGCCCTCATCCAGGGCCTGCGCGAGCGGGCCGAGGCCGACACCGAACAGCCCCTGCTGCGCATCTACTGGTTCGACGGCGCACCCGACCGGGTGCCCCAGCCCGAACACCGGCGGCTGCGCGTCATGCCCCGCGTCACCGTCCGCCTCGGCGCCCTGACCCGCAGCGACGGCCGCTGGGCGCAGAAGGGCGTCGACGCCGCCATGCACGCCGAGCTCACCGAGCTCGCCCGCAACCGGGCCTGCTCCGACGTCGTCCTCGTCACCGGCGACGGAGACCTGCTGCCCGGCCTGATGTCCGCCAAGGAACACGGCGTCGCCGTCCACCTGTGGGCCGTCCAGGCCGCCGACGGGGACTACAACCAGTCCGAGGACCTCGTCGCCGAGGCCGACGAACGCCGCGTCCTGGACCGGGTCTGGATCACCCGGGCCGTCCGCGCCAAGGACCTCACCGGCCTGTGCTCCCCGCCGCCCGCGCCGCGCCCCGACATCGCCGCCATCCTCTCGGCGCCGCTGCCCGAGGCGGCGCTCGCCGAGGCGGCCCGCAACGGAGCCGCCGCCACCGGGCAGGAGGACCGGGACGGGGTCCCCGTACCGGCGCCCGCCACCCCCGGCGGCAAACCGGTCCCCACCCCCAAGGACCTGGCCGGCGCCCTGCGCGCCCCCGGCCCGCAGAGCGCGACCGCGCCGAGCGGCGCCCACGCCCCCGCCAGCGCCCTGCGCTGGTCCTCCGACAAGGGCTGGATCGACCGGGCCGGACCGCTGGGCGAGCCCGCCGAGACGGCCTCCCTGCCCACCCTCGCCCAGCTCACCAGCGCCGAACAGCGCTGGGCGGACCGCGAGGAGGACATCACCACCGTCGGCGGCGACCCGTTCGAGGTGGGGCAGGTGTTCGCCCGGCGCTGGATGGAGCGCCTGCCGGAGTCCGTGCACCTGCAGAAGCTGGCCACCATGTACCCGCGGATCCCGCACCGGATCGACGGCGAACTGCTGCGCTACGCCGCCCGGTTCGGACTGCTGGCGCACAAGGACGACCAGATCGACGAGCACGACCGGTACGCCATCCGGGCCGGGTTCTGGCGGGAGATCGACGTCCGCGCCGCCGCCGAACACGTGGCCGCCGTACCCGCCTCCGCGCCCGCGGCGGCCTCCGGCGACGCCGGCGCCCCGCTGACCCCGACGGCCGAGTAG
- a CDS encoding ABC transporter ATP-binding protein, with amino-acid sequence MSTGTAQAGNSTAAAAGAASDVICAVRDLVKTYPAVRGRRGAPALPETRANDGVSLDVRRGEIFGLLGPNGAGKSTLVRQLTGLMRPDSGSVALLGHDLVRHPRRASRLLAYLGQESTALDELTVALAAETTGRLRGLDVRAARAARDAVLDELGLTQIAGRPLKKLSGGQRRLACFATALVGERPVLVLDEPTTGMDPVARRAVWAAVDRRRARHGVTVLLVTHNVIEAETVLDRVAVIDQGKVIACDTPAGLKSTVSGEVRLELVWREGAPLEVPEVARLRDRAVESGRRWVLRLAPDEARAAVASVTGSPAFAALDDFTLATPSLEDVYLALGGKTKGLVKS; translated from the coding sequence GTGAGTACGGGCACAGCACAGGCGGGGAACAGCACGGCGGCGGCCGCGGGAGCGGCGTCGGACGTCATCTGCGCGGTGCGTGACCTGGTCAAGACGTATCCCGCGGTACGCGGCCGGCGCGGGGCCCCCGCCCTGCCCGAGACCCGCGCCAACGACGGGGTCTCCCTCGACGTCCGGCGCGGCGAGATCTTCGGCCTGCTCGGCCCCAACGGCGCCGGCAAGTCCACCCTCGTCCGCCAGCTCACCGGCCTGATGCGGCCCGACTCCGGCTCGGTGGCCCTGCTCGGCCACGACCTCGTACGCCACCCCCGGCGCGCCTCCCGGCTGCTCGCCTACCTGGGCCAGGAGTCCACCGCCCTGGACGAGCTCACCGTGGCCCTGGCCGCCGAGACCACCGGACGGCTGCGCGGGCTCGACGTCCGCGCGGCCCGGGCCGCGCGGGACGCCGTACTGGACGAGCTCGGACTGACCCAGATCGCCGGGCGGCCCCTGAAGAAACTCTCCGGCGGCCAGCGCCGCCTGGCCTGCTTCGCCACCGCGCTGGTGGGGGAGCGGCCCGTCCTGGTCCTCGACGAGCCCACCACCGGCATGGACCCGGTCGCCCGGCGGGCCGTGTGGGCCGCCGTCGACCGGCGGCGCGCGCGGCACGGCGTCACCGTCCTGCTCGTCACCCACAACGTCATCGAGGCCGAGACCGTCCTGGACCGGGTCGCCGTCATCGACCAGGGCAAGGTCATCGCCTGCGACACCCCGGCCGGACTGAAGTCCACCGTCTCGGGCGAGGTCCGGCTGGAGCTGGTGTGGCGCGAAGGCGCTCCGCTGGAGGTGCCGGAGGTCGCCCGGCTGCGGGACCGGGCCGTCGAGTCGGGGCGCCGCTGGGTGCTCCGGCTGGCACCCGACGAGGCGAGGGCGGCCGTGGCCTCGGTCACCGGGAGCCCGGCCTTCGCCGCGCTCGACGACTTCACCCTGGCGACCCCCAGCCTGGAAGACGTGTACCTGGCCCTCGGTGGCAAGACGAAAGGGCTGGTGAAGTCGTGA
- a CDS encoding ABC transporter permease, with protein sequence MSDRSTGAVRAALAPEDVPAPALAAAPLAPGARFFPSLAAVYRAQLSRARVARIPLLFVATFQSVGIMILMRGVVDGGSEARAVVAGSSVLVVAFVALNLLAQYFGQLRAGGGLDHYATLPVPPASVVLGAAAAYASFTLPGTLVTAVFGCLLFGLPLSGLWILAAVVPLAGAALAGLGAALGLLAPRQELATLAGQLGMSAALLLGVLPPERMPDVIVWARDLLPSTYGVEAFARTFAPEPDWAAVVFDLGVCGAVGVLSLTVATWAYRRAAVR encoded by the coding sequence GTGAGCGACCGCTCGACGGGGGCCGTCCGGGCCGCGCTCGCGCCCGAGGACGTACCCGCTCCCGCACTCGCGGCCGCGCCGCTGGCGCCCGGAGCTCGGTTCTTCCCCTCCCTGGCCGCCGTCTACCGGGCCCAGCTGTCCCGGGCCCGGGTGGCCCGGATCCCGCTGCTGTTCGTCGCCACCTTCCAGTCCGTCGGGATCATGATCCTGATGCGGGGCGTGGTCGACGGGGGGTCGGAGGCCCGCGCCGTCGTCGCCGGCTCCTCGGTGCTCGTCGTCGCCTTCGTCGCCCTGAACCTGCTCGCCCAGTACTTCGGGCAGCTGCGGGCTGGCGGCGGGCTCGACCACTACGCCACCCTGCCCGTGCCGCCCGCGTCGGTGGTACTGGGCGCGGCCGCCGCGTACGCCTCCTTCACCCTGCCCGGGACCCTGGTCACCGCCGTCTTCGGATGCCTGCTGTTCGGGCTGCCGCTGAGCGGGCTGTGGATCCTGGCCGCGGTGGTACCGCTGGCCGGGGCCGCGCTGGCCGGGCTCGGCGCGGCGCTGGGCCTGCTGGCACCGCGGCAGGAGCTGGCCACCCTGGCGGGGCAGCTCGGCATGTCCGCGGCGCTGCTGCTCGGGGTGCTGCCGCCGGAGCGGATGCCGGACGTGATCGTGTGGGCCCGGGACCTGCTGCCGTCCACGTACGGCGTCGAGGCCTTCGCCCGCACTTTCGCCCCGGAACCGGACTGGGCCGCCGTCGTCTTCGACCTGGGCGTGTGCGGGGCCGTCGGGGTTCTCTCGCTGACCGTCGCGACCTGGGCGTACCGCCGGGCGGCCGTCCGCTGA
- the ybaK gene encoding Cys-tRNA(Pro) deacylase, whose protein sequence is MAKKSKQAAGTPAIVALTAAGVAFTTHAYEHDPAHPSYGEEAAQALGVSPAQVFKTLVADVDGVLTVAVVPVSGSLDLKALATAVGGKRAAMADPALAERTTGYVLGGISPLGQRKRLRTVIDASAAAHPTVCCSAGRRGLEIELSPADLTALTSATVAPIARP, encoded by the coding sequence ATGGCGAAGAAGTCCAAGCAGGCGGCAGGCACCCCGGCGATCGTCGCCCTGACGGCGGCCGGCGTCGCGTTCACCACGCACGCGTACGAGCACGACCCGGCCCATCCCTCGTACGGGGAGGAGGCGGCGCAGGCGCTCGGGGTCTCGCCCGCCCAGGTCTTCAAGACCCTGGTCGCGGACGTGGACGGCGTGCTGACGGTGGCGGTGGTCCCGGTGTCGGGGTCGCTGGACCTCAAGGCGCTGGCGACGGCGGTCGGCGGCAAGCGGGCGGCGATGGCGGACCCGGCCCTGGCGGAGCGCACGACGGGCTACGTCCTCGGCGGCATCTCCCCGCTGGGGCAGCGCAAGCGCCTGCGCACGGTGATCGACGCCTCGGCCGCGGCGCACCCCACGGTCTGCTGCTCGGCGGGCCGCCGGGGCCTGGAGATCGAACTCTCCCCGGCGGACCTGACCGCCCTCACCTCGGCCACCGTGGCCCCGATCGCCCGCCCGTAG
- a CDS encoding F0F1 ATP synthase subunit B family protein: MGPLKPNVIELIAGLITFLAVFAALAKVLLPRIDKTLAEREEATTGALERAGAVQLDAQRVRAAYQAELTAARHEASQIRQAALEEGTALLAAVRAEGQKAREDMVAAATVQLEADRVIAEAELREGVLALAAELAGRILGEPLTDLDRARAVADEFFTAAEADLQS, translated from the coding sequence ATGGGACCCCTGAAGCCGAACGTCATTGAGCTCATAGCAGGCCTCATCACCTTCCTCGCGGTCTTCGCCGCGCTGGCCAAGGTCCTCCTGCCGAGGATCGACAAGACCCTCGCCGAACGCGAAGAGGCCACCACGGGGGCACTGGAGCGGGCCGGGGCGGTCCAGCTGGACGCGCAGCGCGTCCGTGCCGCGTACCAGGCGGAGCTGACCGCCGCGCGTCACGAGGCCTCGCAGATCCGTCAGGCCGCCCTGGAGGAGGGCACCGCCCTCCTCGCCGCCGTTCGCGCCGAGGGGCAGAAGGCGCGCGAGGACATGGTCGCCGCGGCCACCGTGCAGCTGGAGGCCGACCGGGTGATCGCCGAGGCGGAGCTCCGCGAGGGCGTTCTCGCGCTGGCCGCGGAGCTGGCCGGGCGCATCCTCGGCGAACCGCTCACCGACCTTGACCGTGCCCGCGCCGTCGCCGACGAGTTCTTCACCGCCGCGGAGGCCGATCTCCAGAGCTGA